TCGACAGTGACGACGACCTGGGGCTGATGTGGGGGGACGTGGGCATCGCCAACTTCTTCATCCTGCCCGAAGACCTCGCCCAGGGCGACTTCCGCCGGGTGGCCTACCACTGGGACTGCGGCTGAGCGCCGGGGCAACCTCCCGCTCACTGGCCGCGTACCCGGCGGCGTGATCCTTTCATCAGAGGACGGCCCACCGCTCCTGAGCGCCCACGACGTTCACCTCGCGGTGGCGGGGCGCACCGTGGTCGAGATCGATACCCTCGAAGTACATGCGGGTGAACTCGTGCACCTGCGGGGCGAGAACGGCGCAGGCAAGACCACCCTGCTGCGGGCCGTGGCGGGCGAGACACCCCACGGGGGCCGCCTGCGGATCGCTGGGCACCCGCCGGGATCGCTCGCGGCCCGTGCCCGCACCGCCTTCGTTCCCACTGACCCGACCCTGCTGGATGACCTCACGCTGGCCGAGAACCTCACCTTTCTGAGTGCGGCCTGGCACCAACCGCCAGACGCGGCCCTGGATCTGGCCGAGGCGTTCGGGCTGGCTCCCTGGCTGGATGCCTGGCCGATGAGCCTC
This region of Deinococcus sp. HSC-46F16 genomic DNA includes:
- a CDS encoding ATP-binding cassette domain-containing protein; protein product: MILSSEDGPPLLSAHDVHLAVAGRTVVEIDTLEVHAGELVHLRGENGAGKTTLLRAVAGETPHGGRLRIAGHPPGSLAARARTAFVPTDPTLLDDLTLAENLTFLSAAWHQPPDAALDLAEAFGLAPWLDAWPMSLSRGTRQKAALSLHLGLALPLTLLDEPFSTLDVASRDVLRRAIAGRVREGGTVVITTHGDELSGMATRPLDLVGGRLREPVGAAW